The following are encoded in a window of Aquipuribacter sp. SD81 genomic DNA:
- a CDS encoding GbsR/MarR family transcriptional regulator, which produces MTQEATDRREDVLRFVERFALVMRQSGIPPMPARVLAFALADDADRYTAADLQEALGVSAAAVSGAVRFLVQARLLRRDREPGTRSDLYVVDDADLWSPIFAGEVEQLGVWADVVAEGVEAVGADTPGGRRLRESQEFFAYMRGELPRLLEGWRAHREAHRHEW; this is translated from the coding sequence GTGACGCAGGAGGCGACCGACCGGCGCGAGGACGTGCTCCGGTTCGTCGAGCGCTTCGCGCTCGTCATGCGGCAGTCCGGCATCCCGCCGATGCCGGCGCGCGTCCTCGCCTTCGCGCTCGCCGACGACGCCGACCGCTACACCGCCGCCGACCTGCAGGAGGCGCTCGGGGTGAGCGCCGCCGCCGTGTCGGGCGCGGTCCGCTTCCTCGTCCAGGCGCGGCTGCTCCGTCGCGACCGGGAGCCCGGTACCCGCAGCGACCTCTACGTCGTCGACGACGCCGACCTGTGGTCACCCATCTTCGCCGGCGAGGTCGAGCAGCTCGGCGTGTGGGCGGACGTCGTCGCCGAGGGCGTCGAGGCCGTCGGTGCGGACACCCCCGGCGGGCGGCGGCTCCGCGAGTCGCAGGAGTTCTTCGCCTACATGCGCGGTGAGCTGCCGCGGCTGCTCGAGGGCTGGAGGGCGCACCGGGAGGCGCACCGGCACGAGTGGTGA
- a CDS encoding type II toxin-antitoxin system Phd/YefM family antitoxin encodes MTTQYNVAEAKAQLSRILDQVLAGEDVVLARSGVPLARLVPVEVPTRRELGFLPLAMPDGRFDPLTEAELADWE; translated from the coding sequence ATGACCACCCAGTACAACGTGGCGGAGGCGAAGGCGCAGCTCTCGCGCATCCTCGACCAGGTGCTCGCCGGCGAGGACGTCGTCCTCGCGCGGTCGGGTGTGCCGCTCGCGCGGCTGGTGCCCGTGGAGGTGCCGACGCGACGTGAGCTCGGCTTCCTGCCGCTCGCGATGCCGGACGGCCGCTTCGACCCGCTGACCGAGGCCGAGCTGGCGGACTGGGAGTGA